One genomic window of Methanosarcina acetivorans C2A includes the following:
- a CDS encoding ferredoxin-thioredoxin reductase catalytic domain-containing protein — protein sequence MKEEEVSEEGISEEEVDKVYRRLNQEVEKSGYHLNPDVEFTKELVRGLLANERRYGYWSCPCRLSADNKEEDLDIICPCYYRDPDLNDYGACYCALYVSDEVIRGEKEVESIPERRPPREKREAIRAEEASRAEMMETMEFTGKLSKPVWRCKVCGYLCAMDEAPGVCPICKARKERFERFM from the coding sequence TTGAAAGAAGAGGAAGTTTCTGAAGAAGGCATATCCGAAGAAGAAGTAGATAAAGTCTACAGGCGCTTGAACCAGGAGGTTGAAAAGTCGGGCTACCACCTCAACCCTGACGTTGAATTCACAAAAGAACTTGTGCGGGGACTGCTGGCTAACGAAAGACGTTATGGTTACTGGTCCTGTCCGTGCAGGCTCTCCGCTGACAACAAGGAAGAGGATCTTGACATAATCTGTCCCTGCTATTACAGAGACCCTGACCTGAACGATTACGGGGCCTGTTACTGTGCCCTCTATGTTTCGGATGAAGTCATCCGAGGAGAAAAAGAAGTTGAGTCTATCCCGGAAAGGCGCCCTCCCCGCGAGAAAAGGGAAGCCATAAGAGCTGAGGAAGCCTCAAGAGCGGAGATGATGGAAACTATGGAATTTACAGGAAAACTTTCAAAGCCGGTATGGAGATGTAAGGTTTGCGGATATCTCTGCGCCATGGACGAGGCTCCGGGAGTCTGCCCCATCTGCAAGGCAAGGAAGGAAAGATTCGAACGGTTCATGTGA
- a CDS encoding helix-turn-helix domain-containing protein — translation MVDSIHEMIRASFRCEDMVKCVLGLKSLDIEAYKILLMHGPLTTDGLGEILNRERSTAYRSLQNLITCGVVYRETRSLESGGYYHEYVAIEPWEMKQMVKKNVDEWYCQMNGLIEKMDDKVSTLILRIGDEETRIQE, via the coding sequence ATGGTAGATTCAATTCACGAGATGATCAGAGCAAGCTTCAGATGTGAAGATATGGTAAAATGTGTGCTCGGCTTGAAATCTCTTGACATCGAGGCATACAAGATCCTGCTCATGCATGGACCTCTTACAACCGACGGGCTGGGGGAAATTCTTAACAGAGAAAGAAGTACTGCATACCGTTCTCTACAGAACCTCATAACATGCGGAGTTGTTTACAGGGAAACAAGGTCTCTGGAGAGCGGAGGATACTACCATGAATATGTAGCTATCGAACCCTGGGAAATGAAGCAGATGGTAAAAAAGAACGTTGACGAATGGTACTGCCAGATGAACGGGTTGATTGAAAAAATGGATGATAAGGTAAGTACTCTCATTCTGAGAATAGGAGACGAGGAAACCCGAATACAGGAATAA
- a CDS encoding glutaredoxin family protein — translation MNIFSKDTDKGKHVSGIDRGKIVMYGLSTCVWCKKTKKLLTDLGVDFEYVFVDLLEEEEKSNAIKQVSRFNPSVSFPTTILNDEKAIVGFKEKQIREALGF, via the coding sequence ATGAATATATTTAGTAAGGACACAGATAAAGGAAAGCATGTTTCCGGAATTGACAGGGGTAAGATCGTAATGTACGGGCTGAGCACCTGTGTATGGTGTAAAAAAACAAAGAAACTGCTCACCGATCTGGGAGTGGATTTTGAGTACGTTTTTGTGGACTTGCTGGAGGAAGAGGAAAAAAGCAACGCCATTAAGCAGGTCAGCCGTTTTAATCCTTCAGTTTCTTTTCCAACAACGATTCTAAACGACGAAAAGGCAATTGTGGGTTTTAAGGAAAAACAAATCCGTGAAGCTCTTGGCTTTTAA
- a CDS encoding lectin like domain-containing protein translates to MLFALLTMMSFYACAGDLDSVPKIDSLSPELSDLSENPDNLTSYCYIEDEFSDALNLDLQVDPLNPDFQDYIECPENWTSQHYDENGELITLGIIPSPTSVYWPDDYVYIPDTELISESHQLITGAQLSGYPTESYFSLVDEGRVTPVKDQGSTGTCWAFATLASLESYLIPVDSYQWDFSENNMKNLLSDGYSEGFDRTYNDAGNAYMSAAYLTRWSGPILESDDPFNENSGMSPTDKDVQKHVQEIIILPPRNNSTDNGLIKKMVKEEGGVLASFNVKLDCFKEKDGKSYVTYYNPTIGTNNGHSICIVGWDNSFSRNEFNSTPPGDGAFICKNSWGTDNGINGTGYFYISYYDANLGMEDGFKDLFFYTAESPNNYEKVYQYDPLGWTHDYRYDINSIWAANVFTAESNEELQAIGLYTPQPDVNYEVYVYINPANIPNGGTLVCNSSGSFELPGYHTIPLEQSVSLSTGDNFSIVVKLSSGSPIVFPIEGVIENYSSKASANTGESYISSDGINWSDLASGESKYNCCIKAYTTTSDDIDPVINSVSLNNSNPNAGDFILISVNATDNVAVTSVEADGNNLNNISGNIWEGTISALSGTHFVNVSARDEAGNIAWNNSTSYTATEIIPDTQDPVINSVSLNNSNPNAGDFILISVNATDNVAVTSVEADGNNLNNISGNIWEGTISALSGTHFVNVSARDEAGNVAWNNSTSYTATEITPDTEPPVIQSVSSYPVNTTGDSVINVTVNVTDNIGVVNVTVDDVQLTKNGNLWEGSIQAPSDVGEYSIPVVALDAAGNKAESSLPCNVLTREGNVSFSMNPIMTFAAKGTTVPFEITIRNDQNVDDTLKIQIKNDMVPTSSSIDPSWYSWTEKDVNLLEGEEIILLLEVEVPENATGFRFFVVSMDSTLYPTSRAVFGCLLIN, encoded by the coding sequence ATGTTATTTGCACTCTTAACCATGATGTCATTCTATGCATGTGCAGGTGATTTAGATTCAGTACCAAAAATAGATTCATTAAGTCCTGAACTTTCAGATCTTTCTGAAAATCCAGATAATTTGACCTCTTATTGTTACATTGAAGATGAGTTTTCGGATGCTCTGAATCTGGACCTTCAGGTGGACCCATTAAATCCTGATTTTCAGGACTACATCGAATGTCCAGAGAATTGGACATCTCAACATTACGACGAAAACGGGGAGCTTATAACCCTGGGAATTATTCCTTCTCCCACTTCTGTTTACTGGCCTGACGACTATGTTTATATTCCGGATACCGAACTCATTTCAGAATCTCACCAGTTGATTACAGGTGCGCAGCTCTCCGGATATCCGACAGAGTCATACTTTAGCCTTGTGGACGAAGGAAGGGTAACTCCCGTAAAAGATCAAGGTTCTACAGGTACTTGCTGGGCTTTTGCTACACTTGCTTCACTTGAATCATATTTGATACCAGTTGATTCGTACCAGTGGGACTTTTCAGAAAATAACATGAAAAATCTCCTTTCTGACGGTTATTCTGAAGGATTTGACCGGACTTACAACGATGCAGGAAACGCGTATATGTCAGCGGCATACCTTACAAGGTGGAGCGGGCCTATACTCGAATCCGATGATCCTTTCAACGAAAACTCAGGAATGTCTCCTACAGATAAAGATGTACAAAAACATGTTCAGGAAATAATTATTTTACCGCCGCGCAATAACTCCACAGATAATGGGCTGATTAAAAAAATGGTCAAAGAAGAGGGAGGAGTTCTTGCATCTTTTAATGTAAAGTTGGATTGCTTTAAGGAAAAAGACGGAAAATCTTACGTAACATACTATAATCCCACAATTGGTACGAACAATGGTCATTCAATATGTATTGTAGGCTGGGATAATAGCTTTAGCAGGAATGAATTCAATTCCACTCCCCCAGGTGATGGAGCCTTTATCTGCAAAAACAGCTGGGGTACCGATAATGGAATTAATGGAACCGGATATTTTTATATTTCATATTACGATGCAAATCTTGGTATGGAAGATGGTTTTAAAGACTTATTTTTCTACACCGCCGAAAGTCCAAACAATTATGAAAAAGTTTATCAATATGACCCTCTGGGATGGACACACGATTACAGATATGATATAAATTCTATCTGGGCTGCCAATGTCTTTACTGCCGAATCAAATGAAGAACTTCAGGCTATAGGGCTTTATACGCCTCAACCTGACGTCAACTATGAAGTCTATGTATATATTAATCCGGCAAACATTCCGAATGGCGGCACATTAGTATGTAATAGTTCAGGTAGTTTTGAACTGCCAGGATATCACACAATCCCTCTCGAACAGAGTGTATCTCTGAGTACAGGAGATAATTTCTCGATTGTTGTGAAACTTAGTTCCGGGTCTCCTATAGTATTTCCAATTGAAGGTGTAATTGAAAATTATTCGAGCAAAGCGAGCGCTAACACCGGAGAAAGTTACATTAGCAGCGATGGAATAAACTGGTCAGATTTGGCTTCAGGCGAATCTAAGTATAATTGCTGCATAAAAGCATACACCACTACTTCTGATGACATTGATCCCGTAATCAACTCAGTCAGTCTGAATAACAGCAATCCAAATGCTGGTGACTTTATCCTGATAAGTGTAAACGCTACGGATAATGTTGCAGTAACTTCTGTTGAAGCTGACGGAAATAATCTGAATAACATCAGCGGAAATATCTGGGAAGGAACAATCAGTGCACTGTCAGGAACTCATTTCGTGAATGTGTCAGCAAGGGATGAGGCAGGAAATATTGCATGGAACAACTCGACAAGTTATACTGCAACGGAAATAATACCGGATACTCAGGACCCTGTGATCAACTCAGTCAGTCTGAATAACAGCAATCCAAATGCTGGTGACTTTATCCTGATAAGTGTAAACGCTACGGATAATGTTGCAGTAACTTCTGTTGAAGCTGACGGAAATAATCTGAATAACATCAGCGGAAATATCTGGGAAGGAACAATTAGTGCACTGTCAGGAACTCATTTCGTGAATGTGTCAGCAAGGGATGAGGCAGGAAACGTTGCATGGAACAACTCGACAAGTTATACTGCAACTGAAATAACACCGGATACTGAACCACCGGTGATTCAGTCAGTCAGTTCGTATCCTGTCAATACGACCGGCGATTCTGTTATTAATGTTACAGTTAATGTAACGGATAATATCGGAGTTGTAAATGTAACTGTAGACGATGTGCAGCTTACTAAAAACGGGAACTTATGGGAAGGAAGCATACAGGCTCCATCTGATGTAGGGGAATATTCTATTCCGGTAGTTGCCCTGGATGCAGCTGGCAATAAGGCTGAAAGTTCACTGCCCTGCAATGTCCTCACACGTGAAGGAAATGTGTCTTTCAGTATGAATCCGATAATGACCTTTGCAGCGAAAGGAACTACTGTACCTTTCGAGATTACAATTCGAAATGACCAAAATGTTGATGACACATTAAAAATCCAGATCAAGAACGATATGGTTCCGACTTCGAGTAGCATAGACCCGTCTTGGTACTCATGGACTGAAAAAGATGTGAATTTGTTGGAAGGGGAAGAGATTATACTTCTCCTGGAAGTAGAGGTTCCGGAAAACGCTACTGGATTCAGATTCTTTGTGGTGAGTATGGACTCAACACTTTACCCGACCAGTAGAGCAGTTTTTGGGTGTCTGTTAATAAATTAA
- a CDS encoding peptidylprolyl isomerase, translating to MAVWKGKKVVLNTTMGDITIELFEDMPITAGNFAKLVDKGFYDGVIFHRIIDKFMIQGGDPTGTGMGGPGYEIPDEFTKHNRNDRGTISMANAGPNTGGSQFFINLVNNNYLDKMHPVFGKVVEGMDVVDAMGKVKTDRQDRPKTEVKIVKAELV from the coding sequence ATGGCTGTATGGAAGGGAAAGAAAGTGGTTTTAAACACCACTATGGGCGATATCACTATTGAACTGTTTGAGGACATGCCGATTACTGCAGGAAACTTTGCAAAACTAGTAGATAAGGGATTCTATGACGGCGTAATTTTCCACAGGATAATCGATAAATTCATGATTCAGGGCGGAGACCCGACAGGAACGGGTATGGGAGGACCTGGCTATGAGATTCCGGACGAGTTTACAAAGCACAACCGGAACGACAGGGGCACTATCTCTATGGCAAATGCAGGCCCGAACACAGGCGGAAGCCAGTTCTTCATTAACCTCGTAAACAACAATTATCTGGACAAAATGCACCCTGTTTTCGGAAAGGTTGTAGAAGGCATGGACGTTGTCGATGCCATGGGGAAGGTAAAAACCGACCGTCAGGACCGCCCGAAGACTGAAGTAAAAATCGTGAAGGCTGAACTGGTCTGA